In Mycobacterium sp. 050128, one genomic interval encodes:
- the ttfA gene encoding trehalose monomycolate transport factor TtfA, producing the protein MVPLWFTLSALCFVGAVVLLYVDVDRRRGRSRRRKSWARSHGFDYERESTDILKRWKRGVMSTVGDVSAHNVVLGQIRGEAVYIFDLEEVATVIALHRKVGTNVVVDLRLKGLKEPRESDIWLLGAIGPRMVYSTNLDAARRACDRRMVTFAHTAPDCAEIMWNEQNWTLVAMPVSSTRTEWDEGLRTVRQFNDLLRVLPPVPAESDEPAGLRNAAPSRPLAPAGRAELPPRRSAQDVSGLLGDAGHRAPEPTRRDEGRTEAIRRPPSSTGRNGQQASNFHH; encoded by the coding sequence ATGGTCCCCCTTTGGTTCACGCTCTCCGCGCTGTGCTTCGTCGGCGCGGTGGTGTTGCTGTATGTCGACGTCGATCGTCGGCGGGGACGCAGCCGGCGTCGCAAGTCGTGGGCTCGGTCGCACGGTTTCGACTACGAGCGCGAATCGACCGATATCCTCAAGCGCTGGAAGCGCGGCGTGATGTCGACGGTGGGGGACGTTTCCGCCCATAACGTCGTGCTGGGACAGATCCGCGGCGAAGCCGTCTACATCTTCGATCTCGAGGAAGTCGCCACGGTGATCGCGCTGCACCGCAAGGTGGGCACCAACGTCGTAGTCGACCTGCGGCTCAAGGGACTGAAAGAACCGCGCGAGAGCGACATTTGGCTGTTGGGCGCGATCGGCCCGCGGATGGTGTACTCGACCAACTTGGACGCGGCCCGGCGGGCCTGCGACCGTCGCATGGTCACCTTCGCGCACACCGCGCCGGACTGCGCCGAGATCATGTGGAACGAACAGAACTGGACGCTGGTCGCGATGCCGGTCTCCAGCACGCGCACCGAGTGGGACGAGGGCCTGCGCACGGTGCGTCAGTTCAACGACCTGCTGCGGGTGTTGCCGCCGGTGCCGGCCGAAAGCGACGAGCCGGCCGGACTGCGCAACGCGGCGCCGAGCCGTCCACTGGCCCCGGCCGGCCGGGCGGAATTGCCGCCGCGGCGTTCGGCCCAGGATGTTTCCGGGCTGCTGGGAGACGCCGGGCACCGTGCCCCGGAGCCCACCCGCCGTGACGAGGGCCGCACCGAAGCCATCCGGCGCCCCCCGTCGTCGACCGGGCGCAACGGCCAGCAGGCCAGTAACTTCCACCACTGA
- a CDS encoding aerobic carbon-monoxide dehydrogenase large subunit, protein MTTFKGEASRPPSPEDLADNDQKPCGYGRMMRKEDPRFIRGHGNYVDDVVLPGMLHLAILRSPYAHARIVGIDVTAAQAHPKVKAVVTGADLAEKGLAWMPTLSNDVQAVLATDKVRFQGQEVAFVVAEDRYSARDALELIDVEYDPLDPVVDVRTALDPSAAVIRTDLEGKTDNHCFDWETGDAAATEAVFAKADVVVKQEIVYPRVHPAPMETCGAVADLDPITGKLRLWSTSQAPHAHRTLYALVAGLPEHKIQVISPDIGGGFGNKVPIYPGYVCAIVGSLLLGKPVKWMEDRSENLTSTGFARDYIMVGEIAATNEGKILAIRSTVLADHGAFNGTAAPVKYPAGFFGVFTGSYDIEAAYCHMTAVYTNKAPGGVAYACSFRITEAVYFVERLVDCLAFDLKMDPAELRLRNLLRPEQFPYRSKTGWVYDSGDYETTMRKAMDMIGYDALRAEQKAKRERGELMGIGMSFFTEAVGAGPRKDMDILGLGMADGCELRVHPTGKAVVRLSVQTQGQGHETTFAQIVAEELGIPPDDIDVVHGDTDQTPFGLGTYGSRSTPVSGAAAALVARKVRDKAKIIASGMLEVSVADLDWEKGKFHVKGDPSAAVTIQDIAMRAHGAGDLPEGIEGGLDAQVCYNPENLTYPYGAYFCVVDIDPGTAVVKVRRFLAVDDCGTQINPMIIEGQVHGGIVDGIGMALMEMIAFDEEGNCLGGSLMDYLIPTAVEVPHLETGHTVTPSPHHPIGAKGIGESATVGSPPAVVNAVVDALAPFGVRHADMPLTPSRVWEAMQGRARPPI, encoded by the coding sequence ATGACCACCTTTAAAGGGGAGGCATCGCGCCCGCCGTCACCGGAAGACCTGGCCGACAACGACCAGAAGCCCTGCGGCTACGGCCGCATGATGCGCAAGGAGGATCCCCGATTCATCCGGGGCCACGGCAATTACGTCGACGACGTCGTGTTGCCGGGCATGCTGCACCTGGCAATCCTGCGCTCGCCGTACGCGCACGCGCGCATCGTCGGCATCGATGTGACTGCCGCACAAGCGCATCCGAAGGTCAAGGCGGTGGTCACCGGTGCCGACCTGGCCGAGAAGGGCCTGGCCTGGATGCCAACGCTGTCCAACGATGTGCAAGCGGTGCTGGCCACCGATAAGGTGCGCTTTCAGGGTCAGGAGGTGGCGTTCGTCGTAGCCGAGGACCGCTATTCGGCACGCGACGCGCTGGAGCTCATCGACGTCGAGTACGACCCGCTCGATCCCGTGGTCGACGTGCGCACCGCGCTCGATCCGTCCGCGGCGGTGATCCGCACCGATCTGGAAGGCAAGACCGACAATCACTGCTTCGACTGGGAGACCGGCGACGCGGCCGCCACCGAAGCCGTGTTCGCCAAGGCCGACGTGGTGGTCAAACAGGAGATCGTCTACCCCCGGGTACACCCGGCACCGATGGAAACCTGTGGTGCGGTAGCCGATTTGGACCCAATCACGGGAAAGCTGAGGCTGTGGTCCACCAGCCAGGCGCCGCACGCACACCGCACGCTGTATGCGTTGGTAGCCGGGCTGCCCGAGCACAAGATCCAGGTCATCTCGCCCGACATCGGCGGGGGATTCGGCAACAAGGTGCCGATCTATCCCGGTTACGTGTGCGCGATCGTCGGCTCGCTGCTGCTGGGCAAGCCGGTCAAGTGGATGGAGGACCGCAGCGAGAACCTCACCTCGACGGGTTTCGCCCGCGACTACATCATGGTCGGCGAGATCGCGGCCACCAACGAGGGAAAGATCCTGGCGATCCGCTCCACCGTGCTGGCCGACCACGGTGCCTTCAACGGCACGGCGGCCCCGGTGAAGTACCCGGCGGGCTTTTTCGGGGTGTTCACCGGGAGCTACGACATCGAAGCCGCCTACTGTCACATGACCGCGGTGTACACCAACAAGGCGCCCGGCGGCGTCGCGTACGCGTGTTCGTTCCGGATCACTGAGGCGGTGTATTTCGTTGAGCGGCTGGTGGATTGCCTGGCGTTCGACCTGAAGATGGACCCGGCCGAGCTGCGGCTGCGAAACCTGCTGCGGCCCGAGCAGTTCCCGTACCGGAGCAAGACCGGCTGGGTGTACGACTCCGGCGACTACGAGACCACGATGCGCAAGGCCATGGACATGATCGGCTACGACGCGTTGCGGGCCGAGCAGAAGGCGAAGCGTGAGCGTGGCGAGCTGATGGGCATCGGCATGTCCTTCTTCACCGAGGCGGTCGGCGCCGGCCCGCGCAAGGATATGGACATCCTCGGCCTCGGCATGGCCGACGGCTGCGAACTGCGGGTGCACCCCACCGGCAAAGCGGTGGTGCGGCTCTCGGTGCAGACGCAGGGGCAGGGCCACGAGACGACGTTCGCCCAGATCGTCGCCGAGGAGCTGGGAATTCCGCCCGACGACATCGACGTGGTGCACGGCGACACCGATCAGACGCCGTTCGGGCTGGGGACCTACGGCAGCCGGTCCACGCCGGTGTCCGGGGCGGCCGCCGCGCTGGTCGCCCGCAAGGTCCGCGACAAGGCGAAGATCATCGCGTCGGGCATGCTCGAGGTTTCGGTCGCCGACTTGGATTGGGAGAAAGGCAAATTCCACGTCAAGGGCGACCCGTCGGCAGCGGTCACGATTCAGGACATCGCGATGCGCGCGCACGGCGCCGGCGATTTGCCCGAGGGTATCGAGGGTGGGCTGGACGCACAGGTCTGCTACAACCCGGAGAACCTGACTTACCCCTACGGCGCCTATTTCTGTGTGGTGGACATCGATCCGGGCACCGCGGTGGTCAAGGTGCGGCGCTTCCTCGCCGTCGACGACTGCGGTACGCAGATCAACCCGATGATCATCGAGGGTCAGGTCCACGGCGGCATCGTCGACGGCATCGGGATGGCGCTGATGGAGATGATCGCCTTTGACGAGGAGGGCAACTGCCTGGGCGGGTCGCTGATGGACTACCTGATCCCGACCGCGGTCGAGGTGCCGCATCTGGAGACCGGACACACCGTGACGCCGTCGCCGCATCACCCGATCGGCGCGAAGGGCATCGGCGAATCGGCGACGGTCGGTTCACCACCCGCGGTGGTCAACGCGGTGGTGGATGCATTGGCGCCGTTCGGAGTTCGGCACGCCGACATGCCGCTGACGCCGTCGCGGGTCTGGGAGGCCATGCAGGGTAGAGCGCGGCCACCGATCTAA
- a CDS encoding DsrE family protein, producing MRIDVPVQLNEVNVVFSVASLSFEGDMPAVLFHAGIVLDDAAEWKVKPRVIVVFHTNAGHATLDDQTYNANRHIATGNPYKPVIVDLARRGAQVELCGATARAMGWGNADLIPGIKINRNAMARLTELVQQGYVKISES from the coding sequence TTGCGTATCGACGTCCCCGTCCAGCTCAACGAGGTGAACGTCGTGTTCAGCGTGGCATCGCTGTCCTTCGAGGGTGACATGCCGGCCGTGCTCTTCCACGCGGGGATCGTCCTCGACGATGCCGCGGAATGGAAGGTGAAGCCGCGCGTGATCGTTGTGTTCCATACGAACGCGGGACACGCCACGCTCGACGATCAGACGTACAACGCCAACCGGCATATCGCGACCGGCAATCCGTACAAGCCGGTCATCGTCGACCTCGCGCGCAGGGGCGCGCAGGTCGAGCTTTGCGGCGCCACGGCGAGGGCCATGGGCTGGGGCAACGCCGACCTGATCCCCGGAATCAAGATCAACCGAAATGCCATGGCGAGGCTGACCGAGCTCGTGCAGCAGGGATACGTGAAGATTTCGGAGTCCTAG
- a CDS encoding (2Fe-2S)-binding protein encodes MQVNMTVNGEQVSADVEPRMLLVHFLRDHLRLTGTHWGCDTSNCGTCVVDVDGVPVKSCTMLAAMASGHSVRTVEGLAGPDGALDPVQEGFMRCHGLQCGFCTPGMMITARALLDRDPDPDEETIREAISGQICRCTGYTTIVRSIQWAASHSAPVEAGS; translated from the coding sequence ATGCAGGTGAATATGACGGTCAACGGCGAGCAGGTGAGCGCCGACGTCGAACCCCGGATGCTGCTTGTGCATTTCCTGCGAGACCACTTGCGGCTCACCGGTACTCATTGGGGCTGCGACACCAGTAACTGCGGAACCTGCGTGGTCGACGTCGACGGCGTGCCGGTGAAATCCTGCACGATGCTCGCCGCGATGGCCTCGGGACACAGCGTGCGCACCGTAGAAGGACTGGCGGGGCCAGACGGCGCCCTGGACCCGGTGCAGGAAGGTTTCATGCGCTGCCACGGCCTGCAATGCGGCTTCTGCACGCCGGGCATGATGATCACGGCCCGCGCCCTGCTGGACCGCGACCCGGACCCCGACGAAGAGACCATCCGGGAAGCGATTTCGGGGCAGATCTGCCGCTGCACCGGATACACCACGATCGTGCGGTCCATCCAATGGGCCGCGTCGCACTCAGCTCCCGTGGAGGCCGGCTCATGA
- a CDS encoding FAD binding domain-containing protein, with protein sequence MQVPGPFEYERATSVDHAIGLLDRLGEGARVVAGGHSLLPMMKLRIANPEYLVDINDLALELGYVITDPTLVRIGAMTRHRELLDSDPLAAVCPIFRDAERVIADPVVRNRGTLGGSLCQADPAEDLSTVCAALDAVCLARGPSGEREIPIDDFIVGPYETALDFNEMLVEVRIPLRHNTSSAYAKVERRVGDWAVTAAGAALTLDGAAIAGARLGLTAVNADRSALADVAAGLAGQPATDEVFADAGQRAAQACDPVTDVRGTAEYKRHLAAELTTRTLRTAAERVRAGGN encoded by the coding sequence ATGCAGGTACCCGGGCCCTTCGAATATGAACGCGCAACCAGCGTCGACCACGCCATCGGATTACTGGATCGGTTGGGGGAGGGGGCGCGAGTAGTCGCCGGCGGCCACAGCCTGCTGCCGATGATGAAGCTGCGCATTGCCAACCCCGAATACCTCGTCGACATCAACGACCTGGCGCTCGAACTCGGGTACGTGATCACCGATCCGACCCTGGTCCGCATCGGTGCCATGACCCGTCACCGCGAGCTGCTGGATTCCGATCCGCTGGCCGCCGTATGCCCGATCTTCCGCGACGCCGAACGCGTGATCGCCGACCCCGTCGTTCGCAACCGCGGCACCCTCGGCGGCTCGCTGTGCCAGGCGGATCCGGCCGAGGATCTGTCGACCGTGTGCGCGGCGCTGGACGCGGTGTGCCTGGCCCGGGGGCCGTCGGGCGAACGCGAAATACCGATCGACGACTTCATCGTCGGCCCGTACGAAACCGCGCTCGACTTCAACGAGATGCTCGTCGAGGTGCGAATCCCGTTGCGGCACAATACTTCCAGTGCCTACGCGAAAGTCGAACGGCGCGTGGGTGATTGGGCTGTCACGGCGGCGGGCGCGGCGCTCACCCTCGACGGTGCCGCCATCGCCGGCGCGCGGCTGGGCCTGACCGCCGTCAACGCCGACCGCAGCGCGCTGGCCGACGTCGCGGCCGGGCTGGCCGGGCAGCCGGCCACCGACGAGGTGTTCGCCGATGCGGGCCAGCGGGCAGCGCAGGCCTGTGACCCGGTGACCGATGTGCGCGGCACCGCCGAGTACAAGCGGCATCTGGCCGCCGAACTGACCACTCGCACCTTGCGCACCGCCGCCGAACGAGTACGTGCAGGAGGGAATTAG
- a CDS encoding XdhC/CoxI family protein: MRDVLAELMKIWRAGGTAGLGTVVRTFRSAPRLPGASMVVMPDGSVVGSVSGGCVEGAVYQAATEVTQTGTPRLERYGVSDGDAFAVGLTCGGVIGIFVEAVSQATFPELETLSQDVDAQRPVAVAVVIAHPDPQWIGRRLVVRRDSEAGSLGSARADAAVADDARGLLAVGRSEVLKYGPDGQRLGEGMEVFVSSYAPQPRMLVFGAIDFAAALAQQGAFLGYRVTVCDARSLFATRARFPAAEHVVVDWPHRYLAAEAEAGAVDESTVICVLTHDPKFDVPVLEVALRLPRIGYVGAMGSRRTHDDRMQRLRSAGLTDADLSRLASPIGLDLGARTPEETAVSIAADVIARRWGGGGLPLAQLGGRIHHDAPEQQVTGEFEATSTIP, from the coding sequence GTGCGAGACGTGCTTGCCGAATTAATGAAGATTTGGCGTGCTGGTGGCACCGCTGGTTTGGGAACCGTGGTGCGCACCTTCCGCTCGGCGCCGCGGCTGCCGGGAGCCTCGATGGTGGTCATGCCGGACGGCTCGGTGGTCGGGTCGGTATCGGGCGGATGCGTGGAAGGTGCTGTCTACCAAGCCGCCACGGAGGTGACGCAGACCGGGACACCGCGGCTGGAGCGCTACGGGGTCAGCGACGGCGACGCCTTCGCGGTCGGCCTGACATGCGGCGGCGTCATCGGCATCTTCGTCGAGGCGGTGTCGCAGGCAACCTTTCCCGAACTAGAGACGCTCTCGCAGGACGTCGACGCGCAGCGCCCGGTCGCGGTCGCGGTCGTCATCGCCCATCCCGATCCGCAGTGGATCGGCCGACGGCTCGTCGTCCGTCGTGACTCGGAGGCGGGATCGCTGGGATCGGCGCGCGCCGACGCCGCGGTCGCCGACGACGCGCGCGGACTGCTCGCGGTGGGCCGCAGCGAGGTGCTCAAATACGGGCCCGACGGGCAACGGCTCGGCGAAGGCATGGAGGTGTTCGTCTCCAGCTACGCCCCGCAGCCGCGGATGCTCGTCTTCGGCGCCATCGACTTCGCCGCCGCCCTCGCCCAGCAGGGCGCCTTCCTCGGCTACCGCGTCACGGTGTGCGACGCGCGTTCCCTGTTCGCCACCCGGGCCCGTTTCCCGGCGGCCGAACACGTCGTCGTCGACTGGCCGCACCGCTATCTGGCCGCCGAGGCTGAGGCGGGCGCGGTCGACGAGAGCACCGTGATTTGCGTGCTCACCCATGATCCGAAGTTCGACGTCCCCGTGCTCGAGGTGGCGTTGCGGCTGCCGCGGATCGGCTACGTGGGAGCGATGGGCTCGCGGCGTACGCACGACGACCGGATGCAGCGGCTGCGGTCGGCCGGGCTGACCGATGCCGACCTGAGCCGGCTCGCCAGCCCGATCGGGCTGGACCTGGGCGCTCGAACGCCGGAGGAGACCGCGGTCTCGATCGCCGCCGACGTCATCGCCAGACGGTGGGGCGGCGGCGGTTTGCCACTGGCCCAACTGGGCGGCCGGATCCACCACGACGCGCCGGAGCAGCAGGTCACAGGCGAGTTCGAGGCGACTTCAACGATCCCTTAA
- a CDS encoding TrmH family RNA methyltransferase, whose amino-acid sequence MSESGPGPTEWAVPPATGVGPWEGELPADPRYDPILLRDGDTRNVVDAYRYWTREAIIADIDHRRHPLHIAIENFGHDANIGSVVRTANAFAVDTVHIVGRRRWNRRGAMVTDRYQRLCHHDSTAELLDFATAAGLSVVAVDNVPGAARLEEVALPRECLLVFGQEGPGITDDTRLGAAVTVSIAQFGSTRSINAGVAAGIAMHAWIRQHGDLSRAW is encoded by the coding sequence ATGAGCGAGTCCGGGCCGGGTCCCACCGAGTGGGCGGTACCACCGGCCACCGGCGTCGGGCCCTGGGAAGGCGAGCTGCCCGCGGACCCACGGTATGACCCAATTCTGTTGCGCGACGGTGACACTCGCAATGTCGTCGATGCCTACCGGTATTGGACCCGGGAGGCGATCATCGCCGACATCGACCATCGCCGGCACCCGCTGCACATCGCGATCGAAAACTTCGGCCACGACGCGAATATCGGTTCGGTGGTGCGCACCGCCAACGCGTTCGCGGTCGACACCGTGCACATCGTCGGGCGGCGTCGCTGGAATCGCCGCGGCGCCATGGTGACCGATCGCTATCAACGGCTGTGTCATCACGACAGCACCGCCGAGTTGCTGGATTTCGCGACGGCCGCCGGACTGAGCGTTGTCGCGGTGGACAATGTGCCGGGTGCCGCACGCCTGGAGGAAGTCGCACTGCCGCGCGAATGTCTGCTGGTGTTCGGTCAAGAGGGGCCGGGCATCACCGACGACACCCGGCTGGGTGCGGCGGTCACGGTGTCGATCGCCCAGTTCGGCTCGACCCGCAGCATCAACGCCGGCGTCGCCGCCGGGATCGCGATGCACGCCTGGATCCGGCAGCATGGGGACCTCAGCCGCGCTTGGTAA
- a CDS encoding LysR family transcriptional regulator, whose product MTPAQLRAYSAVVRLGSVRAAAAELGVSDAGISMHVAALRKELDDPLFTRTGAGLAFTPGGLRLASRAVEILGLQQQTAIEVTEAAHGRRLLRIAASTAFAEHAAPGLIELFSSRADDLSVELSVHPTSRFRELIASRAVDIAIGPASESSAAPDESIFVRPFLKYQIITVVAPNSPLAAGNPASGLFRQQQWMLGPSAGSVDGEIANMLRDLAIPESQQRIFQSNAAALEEVQRVGGVALTIGFAVAKDLAAGRLVHVNGPGLDRSGEWCATTLAPAARQPAVSELVRFITTPRCIQAMIRGSGVGVTRFRPKVHVTLWS is encoded by the coding sequence ATGACTCCGGCTCAACTTCGGGCCTATTCGGCGGTGGTTCGGTTGGGCTCGGTGCGAGCCGCCGCCGCGGAACTGGGCGTTTCCGACGCCGGAATCTCGATGCATGTCGCCGCCCTGCGCAAGGAACTCGACGACCCATTGTTCACCAGAACCGGTGCGGGGCTGGCGTTCACGCCCGGTGGGCTGCGACTGGCCAGCCGCGCGGTCGAAATCCTAGGCCTGCAGCAGCAAACCGCGATCGAGGTCACCGAGGCGGCGCACGGGCGCCGGCTGCTGCGCATCGCGGCGTCGACGGCGTTCGCCGAACACGCCGCGCCCGGCCTGATCGAGTTGTTCTCGTCGCGGGCCGACGACCTGTCGGTGGAGTTGAGTGTGCATCCGACGAGCCGTTTCCGTGAGCTGATCGCATCGCGCGCCGTCGACATCGCGATCGGCCCGGCCAGTGAGAGCTCCGCCGCGCCCGACGAGTCGATATTCGTGCGGCCCTTCCTCAAATATCAGATCATCACCGTCGTCGCACCGAATAGTCCACTGGCCGCGGGCAATCCGGCGTCGGGGCTGTTTCGCCAGCAGCAGTGGATGCTCGGGCCGTCGGCGGGCAGCGTGGACGGAGAAATCGCAAACATGCTGCGCGACTTGGCAATTCCGGAGTCGCAGCAACGCATCTTCCAGAGCAATGCGGCCGCGCTCGAGGAGGTGCAGCGGGTCGGCGGTGTCGCGTTGACGATCGGTTTCGCGGTCGCCAAGGATCTCGCCGCGGGCAGGCTGGTGCATGTGAACGGCCCGGGCCTGGACCGCTCGGGTGAGTGGTGTGCGACGACCCTCGCGCCCGCGGCGCGTCAGCCCGCGGTGTCGGAGCTGGTCCGCTTCATCACCACGCCGCGGTGCATCCAGGCGATGATTCGCGGCTCCGGTGTCGGGGTGACGAGATTTCGCCCGAAGGTCCACGTCACGCTGTGGAGCTAA
- a CDS encoding enoyl-CoA hydratase/isomerase family protein, which yields MGYQGYQLIRVAAADGICRATIDNPPINLLDVPLLNEFDRLAREVAADDEVRVLIVDSADPEVFIAHADVGLILDLPAHKTGEDVGLHDELTQFHAMTELIRTLPKATIAVIEGVCRGGGCEFAMAFDMRFAALGAAVLGHPELAVGIIPGGGGTQRLPRLVGRARALEVILGCMDIDAETAEAWGYVNRALPADKLRRFVDKLAARIASSHAVAIANAKRAVDAAAANDLTTGLRIEDQLFRETLAQPAARQLLQAVIDAGAQTRDFELGDRRR from the coding sequence ATGGGCTACCAGGGCTACCAGCTGATTCGCGTCGCTGCGGCCGACGGCATTTGCCGGGCGACGATCGACAACCCCCCGATCAATCTGCTGGACGTGCCGCTGCTCAACGAGTTCGACCGGCTGGCGCGCGAGGTCGCGGCCGACGACGAGGTGCGCGTGTTGATCGTCGACTCGGCCGACCCGGAAGTCTTCATCGCCCACGCCGACGTCGGGCTGATCCTGGACCTGCCCGCGCACAAAACTGGAGAGGACGTCGGGCTGCATGACGAGCTGACGCAGTTTCACGCCATGACGGAGCTGATCCGGACCCTGCCCAAGGCCACGATCGCGGTCATCGAGGGCGTCTGCCGCGGCGGCGGCTGCGAGTTCGCGATGGCCTTCGACATGCGGTTCGCCGCGCTCGGCGCGGCGGTCCTGGGTCATCCCGAGTTGGCGGTCGGCATCATCCCCGGCGGTGGCGGCACCCAGCGGCTGCCCCGGCTGGTGGGCCGGGCGCGCGCCCTGGAAGTCATCCTCGGCTGCATGGACATCGACGCCGAGACCGCCGAGGCCTGGGGATATGTCAACCGGGCGCTGCCGGCCGACAAGCTGCGGCGATTCGTCGACAAGCTCGCGGCCCGCATCGCGTCGTCGCACGCGGTCGCCATCGCGAACGCGAAGCGCGCGGTCGACGCCGCCGCAGCCAACGACCTGACGACCGGCCTGCGCATCGAGGATCAGCTGTTCCGCGAAACCCTCGCGCAGCCGGCCGCCCGCCAACTACTGCAGGCAGTAATCGACGCCGGCGCCCAGACCCGTGACTTCGAGCTGGGCGACCGGCGCCGATAA
- the pyrE gene encoding orotate phosphoribosyltransferase, producing the protein MAESDRAELAKLVRQLSVVHGRVTLSSGKEADYYVDLRRATLHHRASALIGVLMRELTADWDYAVVGGLTLGADPVATAIMHAPGRPIDAFVVRKSAKAHGLQRLIEGSEVSGQRVLVVEDTSTTGGSALTAVHAVQDAGAEVVGVATVVDRATGAAEAIQAEGLRYRSVLGLADLGLG; encoded by the coding sequence GTGGCCGAATCTGACCGTGCGGAACTGGCCAAGCTGGTGCGTCAATTGTCGGTGGTGCACGGCCGGGTGACCCTGTCGTCGGGCAAAGAGGCCGACTACTACGTCGACCTGCGCCGGGCCACGCTGCACCACCGGGCCTCCGCCCTGATCGGGGTGCTGATGCGCGAACTCACCGCGGACTGGGATTACGCGGTCGTCGGCGGCCTGACGCTGGGCGCGGATCCGGTCGCGACCGCCATCATGCATGCGCCCGGACGCCCGATCGACGCCTTCGTGGTGCGTAAGTCCGCGAAAGCCCATGGCCTGCAACGTCTTATCGAGGGCTCGGAGGTATCCGGTCAACGCGTGCTGGTCGTCGAGGACACCAGCACCACCGGTGGCTCGGCGCTGACGGCGGTGCACGCCGTGCAGGACGCGGGAGCCGAAGTCGTCGGCGTGGCCACCGTGGTGGACCGCGCCACCGGTGCCGCGGAGGCCATCCAGGCCGAAGGGCTGCGCTACCGCAGCGTGCTCGGCCTGGCCGATCTGGGGTTGGGCTAG